The DNA segment GTGGGCAACATCCTCACCGTGGCTGTACTTTGGGTTTTCTTGCTCAGTCCGTTCTGGATCTCAGTTCTCATTCTTTTTTTCACCTCCAGTAGTTGATCTTTGTTCAGCCGGAACTCTGCCAGCGTCTCAGCAATCTGACGTGTCTGATCGGCCAATCGGTAAGCCCAGGCTGTTACCATAGCAGCACCCTTGCCACTTCCACTCTCAGACAGCAAGAAGCGAACATCAGATTCAGGTACCAGTCGACGCACAGTCTTGTGCAGACGTCGGGCATACCTATGAGACACATCAGAATGCTGTGATTTACCAATCAGAATGGAGTGTTTTAAAGAGTTGTGTAATAAGAAAAAGGTTATTATCAGATCTATAGATTAAAGATGTATGATGTCCATCGTAAAAGGCAATGTTCTTTTATCACATCCTGTCCTGTAGCCATATCAAACTTATCCCTCTCAAGTTTCACAGGGTAGACTCCCACAGAAGGCTGTAAATTGTTAGCAGGTGAACATGAAAATTAATCTGATCTCGATGAACTTTTAGTGTCCAGAGTTACATAATATGTTAATGAGGCCGATGACCGCATCCATGGGGTCTAAACAAACAGAGGCACGTCTGCTTCTATGGAAACCTGCTCAATGTATATAATACCTGCAGGTTTACGCGCAAGACCAGATAAGCACGCTGGGTATATATTATGATTTTAGGGCCTGATATGCTTATTAAGCAAAGCTGTTTGATAGATAACGTTTGATACGCTTCCGGTGATAGATCGattctgtatacagtatatcaccaGTGTATTCCACTTAGAAAGCAAAGTACCAACAAAGTTTTAGTCTGATTATAACCCAAAAAATCTACATGTAATACTCACTGTGGATGCATCTTGTAGAGGGAACCATCAATGCCCACTGTGGTGCGGAGGCGTGGGGCATGCTTATTGTCCTTTAGACATGTGAGGATTGCACCCAGAGTGGCAGCGATCAGATTAGCAGAGCGAAAAGAGACAATAGCGCAAACGTGCTGCACAGCAATGCAGTCGTCTTCAGACGGCTCTACGCCCAAGCGGGTCAAAATCTCATTGGCTTTGGTCAGTCCCTCTTTGCTCCTGAAAAAGGAGAGGGAGTGATGTAAAGTCGGGCATACAGTATCATGATGTTATAGTTATAAAAAAGCATTTGAATTGTCTtcaaatttaataataaaaaatgttgaaaagtgttaacaaatgaataaaagaagGCATTCAAGCTGGCATGGACTCTACAAGACCTGACATTCCATGTTATCCATAGAGGAATTAAAGTAGAAAGAAACTAACTTCTCAATAGCAGAAACATGCTTGGTTTCAATTGTTCCCCTCGTAAGCAGCTCTGGGGTGATGCGGCCCTCAAACAGCAGTCCTTCTTTTGCCATTTTCACCAGGATCAGTCTCACCAGCTCACCCATGTACATCCCACTGACCATCTTCTCAAACCTACAAaacagtaacatttttaaaatggctgCACAGTAAAACAGATTCTATTTGAGAGGTTTTGTGGCTTACAATTGCTTGCCAGGGTTCAAAGATCCACGATCAATCTCCCTGTCAAACTCATTTCGGATATCTTCCAATGTTCCGTCATCTCCAAATGCTCCCCATTCAGTGTTGATACACATTCTGCCTTCATCTCCCTCCACCAGGTCAATGTGTCTCAGCTCCTCCATGTAACAAGCATTAGTGCCGGTACCTGAGAGTCCACAGCAAAATATGccattagtttatttattcataggTTTATTTGTGATATTTGCAGTCCACCTGTGCACAGTTTATGAGACCTTTGGATTGCTGTCTTACCAATGATGATGCCAACTTCACAGCGCTGGTCATCAAAGCCACAGGTCATCATGGTTCCAACAGTGTCATTGACAACAGCCATGATATCTGCTTCATAGTCCTGCAAATTATGTTCTTACAATAAATGTCCTCATAGTCTTTAAGCATAGTGGTGAAACACATGGCAAAAAATAAGGAATTACTTGATCAAGCTTACCCCACGTTTTTTGATGGCTTTATTTAGAAGCTTAACTACATCCATTCCCTCAACCCCGCTGGTCTTGAAGCGTTTGGTCCACGTCAGCAAAATGGcctgtaaaaatacaataacaatGCTTTACATGGATGTTAATTGTATTTATGATACACAGCTGTCACTTTGAACCATCTTGGTAAACgcataatcaaatatttcattaCCTCATCCAGTTTAGTCTGAGCACAAGGGAATGAAAATGTGAATCCCACAGGAAGCTTCTTgtctttaatattttgtttctcCATGAAGTCTCCAAGGCATTCTGCAACATGGTCAAACAGCTGCGGGAAACAAAGAGCCAAGAGTGAAGACAAGTAAGATTAACTGATTGGAGCAGGATTGATCAAACCTatcaaaacattaattttaacatgcaaattcGTTACGTTCTTCACAATACATTGCAAATCATAAACATATTCTCATATTTGCTTTGTTATTGAAGGTTCATTAATAATcctaaatatttttcacacaacatttgcacaaaaacaaatattttgtttagaGAATGAAGCATTGGTTATGTGTACCCGTGTTCCGCTGCCGTGGATGATATCTTCTGGAGTCTCATATATCTGACTCTCCATCTGCACGGTTTGTTTTTTCTCGTGTGACACTTTTACCCGCAGAATACGGAAATTAGAGCCACCCAAATCCAAAGCAATAAAATCTCCCTTTTCTGTAAGAGaataaacaaatcatttatatatatatatatcaatatattaaCGTATTAATTAACACTATCAAGAGTTCACATAGTAGGGTTAAAGttcacaaaaatgtacaaaattacACATCATCATGTGACTCTAAACCTGtcaaacttttttctttatagGAACACGGGACATTTTTAAGAATATACAGATTATTTACAAAAGCACTGTATGATGTGCTTTATGAAGCTTGAAAGGTCTAGCCCCCAACTCCCAATTTGTTGTATCTACGTGGAAGAGAGCAACcataccaatacattcaaaatttcaaacatttaaaaaaaaaggaaaacagaaaataaaaatatctggaGCTGACTTGAATATCGCATTAattttgtgattggctgttatgTGGTGTGGGGGCAGGGTTGAGGCAGAGTCGCTGAGAGAGTCGTACCAACTCCCTTCActgcaatggaacagttttttcacagcaatggcggttcacgGATCCGTTCTCAACGGCACTGGGTAGAGGCAGGGTGGCCAATGCTTCGGATAGGGTGGGCAAAGCCCACCCTGGCCCCCCCTGGAGCCGGGCCtgcctgtcagtcatatgggcTCTTGGGTGGGCCTTGGCCAAActgggtatttctcgcctactgttttttgcatgctgaggtttcggacatactattcatgactcatactcattttcgcctactatatagtatggaagtaggcgatttcggtcGCAGCCTAGGtatagactgatttcactcctctgccatgttgaaatcgaaagcgaggcagaggtgggaagaaaaccggaaggacagatagactgcaatggtttggTCTACCATCgagtgtctgtgacatgaataagcaaatgatgcgtttaaaaacaAGGTTACAGTAGCTGTGTGTGCGCGAATGAAACCCGCTTATGGcagcttaaaggggtcatatgacacggctaaaacgaatattatcgtttgttttagatggaatgcaatgtgtacacacgatttaaggttcaaaagtgctgtatttttcacataccgtgcatgtctgtatctcctctttgccccgcctctctgaaacgtgtggatttttgacaaagctcgtcgctctgaaaagcgaggtgtgctatgattggccagttaaccagtgcgtagtgattggtcgaatactgcaagtgtgtgacagaaatgtaacgcctcttaccatatttggaacatcaggttccaaagcaattgtactgacaggtacgcccgcCTTACTTGCgaatacatttgggcggtcttagtcaactcataccacaaactgacatggatttgtgggggtgtggttacccGAGGCGTTTCAGCGGGTCtgtgtgagcattcgcttttagatagaatgcatcttttgtttcgacacattcatttttgccattttacgtgtctaatacatgcatgggcaacttataacacaccaaagacacagaaaaacatgtgttcgcgtcatatgacccctttaaacagtCACTAATATGTGATGGTACAGCtaaagtggtcaagtaaaacagctCGTGTGACATGCATCCTAtgcttatattttcatatttaagaTAATAAATCGCTTTAATAACTCCAGGTCGGTGTCCAAACCATTGCAGTATATCTGTCCGTCCGGTTTTTCTTACCACCTCTGCCtcactttcgatttcaacatggcggcGTGAAATCAGTCTATAGTACACTATTTGTGCAATGATAAGACTGTGtgtcaacatttattttggtcACGATTAAGGGGGCTTATTCAGGAATGCTGAACTGAGCTGGTCACAGACAGCCACCAATCAACCCCGGCAACGCTCTCGGACAACAGCCAGTAAACCCACTTAGCCATGAATTCCTGGCAGCAGATTCTACAGAAAATGTTTGTAATACAGTGATTAACAAGTGTGTTGGTGACTTTTACAGCGAAAGAGATTAAACAAAGAAAAGTAACATCAAGAGATGTTTGCATTAAATCAGAATGTTCTGTGTAATGTCTTTCTTGGTTCTGAAAGCTCTCCGACGTGTCCAGATTGTTGATATTATGTGTAGTTCTTGTTGCCAGGCAACAATGAAACTCAAATGGCTTTATTTCTTGCTACCTCCTGTTTTGAGATTAGATGCACGTTGTTTAAAAGTAATACGGTTTTTGATACGGTGATCTCTCAGTTCAGGAGGTCATATTTGATCACATTAAAGCAGTAAATTACTACAGTAAAATGTGATTAGAATGACAGGGATCCATAGCAAAAGACAACAAATTAAAATTAAcaacaaattaaatattattattattacaggtTGTTTTAGGTTATAGATTTCAGATATTGCAGTTCACCTCAAAAAATCACATCAGTTCTTTCACTTGCATGATCTTACAGCACAGACTGTAAGCACTCAGGCATTATATCAATGGAATGTTAATAGGTCAGAATCTATAGAGAATTTTTATTCTGTACTGTCCAACACCTTAGGGCCAGGGAGCGGCATTTTGACAGTGCACAGTGTACATTTGATCTATGTATGCTATTCTTAATACCACACTCCATATTGGGTGCATACTGTTGCATGTGTATTATTAATGTGGGTACAAAAATCAATCAGATTCATTACTGTATTAGCACTGTTTCGATTTACAACTAGCTGAAATTTCTTTCAGAAATCTTGCAAGAGAAAATTCAGCAATGTGAAGACACATAAGAAACAGCTGCCTTTTGGACGCAGTAGGCATGCTAACAAGTTCACTGAAGTCAATTTTTACATGCCAATCTGGGATTATAGCCCATATGATCCGTGATGTAACCCTATGATTCTGGTTGGAGGCTGCAGGGCATGTAGAAGGCCTGATCACATGTCAGTGAGGCTCTAATGTGTTTTGGTTTAGGGACAGCAGGTTCAATATTGTGACCACTCTCTGTTAGAAAGTTCACATCATTCAGTGCTTTAAATATGTTGACTAATGTTTGTAAAGTAAACACACATTGTCGTTTCAAAAgctatttaaatttaaattataaaacgTTTAAAAGTGAATTATAGTCAAACTAGTTTTTGTCACATGGCCACTTTCGCAATAACTTTAATGACTACCTTCTGAGGTTTAACTAGAAACTCACCAAATCGGCCAAAATCTGAGTGCAGTTCTTATTGCAATTATAGCATTACCTGTTCAAAATATtcttttcaaaatattattttttttgccAGCAAATTATTCTTCCTGTTGTGGAAGCATTTAAGAGAGTCAAAGAAGAGAGCTTGTGTTGTTTTCGAGACTGAGCGACAGAAATGCAGACTCTACATTTACACACTACTGTTTCAATCCTGACGTAGTATGCTAAACATAGTCATATGCATATTATGcacagtcatatactgtatatataaaaaaagctGCGGTCTTACCTGATCCATCAGGGATTGATCTTACAAAGGTGGGCAGCATCTTAACAGTAGCTGTCGGGTTGGTGTCTCGGCCCAGTCCGTTCTGCATTTCCCTTCGGAAACGGGCCATGATGTCTCGCAGCGTCTCATCGGAGAAGCGCATGGAGTACAAGTATTTgtcaatctgtaaaaaaaaaagaacaaatttgCATTACCAGATTTATGGTTATACTTTAATTAGTCATTGCCATCTTCAATAATAAGGAACACAGAATAATATCAACAAGGACATTAACAAATGTGCAGTCAAGTCATTGCTTGTCATTTTAGAAAGCTCACTCTGCCCTTGAAATATGTGACCAGCAGGCCAGATGCAGACATACCAATAATTAATATCAAATAATATCAACACAGACTAAATTTATCAGGGAAATGGCTagagaaaaatgttttattgaaggCTAATGGAAGGAGAATGAACTACAGCTGTAAACATGAGCACCTGCTCATGCCTATGCTGACTCATGAGTAATACAATGTGAGCACAGGTTATGGGAAATTGAgtttataatgtaaataattatttacaCTAGGTGATACAAAATGTAAATCAATTTCTTGATAAATACTTTATGTACACACTTACAGTCACACATTTACATAATATGTTATTTgaatgtacaataaacagatgaataataaaccaaaaataataattttgacaTGAAAGTCTCAAAGGGGGTGAactttaatatactgtaaataatacataaatccATTACTTTTTAGAAATGCCATACatgcaataaacaaaaacagtgcATGTCTATCACGTCTCTATTTGCATTACGATTTTTCTCAATAAAGATCAAACTCTTTCAAGCTTTTACGTCAGGCCTGTTGAAACAAACTACTGGAAGGGTGTGTAAGAAAGGTCATTGCGTAACCAACATCCAACCTTGTTTTGAAAAAGTAGAACAGTGGTAAAGATGCCAAAACTCTTAAATCAACGAGGGCGTGATGAATGGTGGATTTATCTTTGAGTATGAGCACTGACATTTTATTcagtctgtttatttttagataACTACAAGTATTCAAAACAGCCTTAATACTGTTTAACTGCAATAAGAGATGCCAAACAAAAGCGTTTCTGTAATCACATAGTTAAGAATAGCccttataataaaattatacacAGCCACCTCATATCAGTTGAGAGCAGCGCTCAGGTGCTAAAACTGTGTTACAGCTTAGGATCGATTTCAAGATGGCCTGTCGTTACGGTAACCGCATTGTTACACAATATAACTGCTGCTTCTGACATTGTGATAAGACTCAATTTACTTCTGTGGAAGTTATTAATACGGCCCATGTACACACTGAATGAACTATAAGTTGCTACCCAATGCATAAATGTACGTTAAATGCCTATAAAGGCAAACTAGAATACAGTGTACAGGTTTTTCAGGTATAAATCTTCTTTATTGTCAGAGGAAGTGCGATGCTGTATGATGTAAAAGGAGGTTTGAGACAAAGAGTACGTTAGGTTGTAAATTAATTTGCTGTCATATGTTTTCTAAATACTACCATATAAAGATATCAGCACAATATGAGGTAATAAAGATGTCTTGTTTATACAAAGATTTTCCTAAACATTTCCTAAAAATATATCTAATTTCACTTCCTTATGCTAACTCTTAAGCTACCACATTTAAAAAGCTTGTTTTATCTCCAAGACTAGCAAAGCCGTGCGAGTTAAACTACAAAGTATGCACTGCCTCAAAATGACCTCTACGTACAGCCTTCCTGCTCACTATTTACATGTCTTCCCCCGTCAAAACTCCCAT comes from the Triplophysa rosa linkage group LG9, Trosa_1v2, whole genome shotgun sequence genome and includes:
- the hk1 gene encoding hexokinase-1 — its product is MIAAQLLAYYFTELKDDQVKKIDKYLYSMRFSDETLRDIMARFRREMQNGLGRDTNPTATVKMLPTFVRSIPDGSEKGDFIALDLGGSNFRILRVKVSHEKKQTVQMESQIYETPEDIIHGSGTRLFDHVAECLGDFMEKQNIKDKKLPVGFTFSFPCAQTKLDEAILLTWTKRFKTSGVEGMDVVKLLNKAIKKRGDYEADIMAVVNDTVGTMMTCGFDDQRCEVGIIIGTGTNACYMEELRHIDLVEGDEGRMCINTEWGAFGDDGTLEDIRNEFDREIDRGSLNPGKQLFEKMVSGMYMGELVRLILVKMAKEGLLFEGRITPELLTRGTIETKHVSAIEKSKEGLTKANEILTRLGVEPSEDDCIAVQHVCAIVSFRSANLIAATLGAILTCLKDNKHAPRLRTTVGIDGSLYKMHPQYARRLHKTVRRLVPESDVRFLLSESGSGKGAAMVTAWAYRLADQTRQIAETLAEFRLNKDQLLEVKKRMRTEIQNGLSKKTQSTATVRMLPTYVRSTPDGSENGDFLALDLGGTNFRVLLVKIRSGKKRTVEMHNKIYSIPIEVMQGTGEELFDHIVACISDFLDYMGMKNACLPLGFTFSFPCRQTSLDAGILVNWTKGFKATECEGEDVVGLLREGIKRREEFDLDVVAIVNDTVGTMMTCAYEEPTCEVGLIAGTGSNACYMEETRNIETVDGDEGRMCVNMEWGAFGDNGCLDDIRTQYDNAVDDLSLNAGKQKYEKMCSGMYLGEIVRNILIDLTKRGFLFRGQISETLKTRGIFETKFLSQIESDRLALLQVRGILQQLGLDSTCDDSIIVKEVCEAVSRRAAQLCGAGMAAVVDKIRENRGLDHLDITVGVDGTLYKLHPHFSRIMHQTVKELAPNCNVTFLLSEDGSGKGAALITAVGCRVRQQEQKS